In the Phaseolus vulgaris cultivar G19833 chromosome 7, P. vulgaris v2.0, whole genome shotgun sequence genome, one interval contains:
- the LOC137827868 gene encoding probable protein phosphatase 2C 63 encodes MLRLCYGPLDCCFRRRGGRAADGLLWHTDLKPHASGDFSIAVAQANYSLEDQSQVFTSPSATYVGVYDGHGGPEASRFVNKRLFPYLHKFATEQGGLSVDVIKKAFSATEEEFLHLVKLSLPISPQIASVGSCCLFGAITNNVLYVANLGDSRAVLGRRAVERKNSPVVAQRLSTDHNVADVEVRREVEALHPDDSHIVVYSRGVWRIKGIIQVSRSIGDVYLKKPDFYRDPVFQQYGNPVPLKRPVMTAEPSIIIRELESEDLFLIFASDGLWEQLSDEAAVQIVFKYPRAGIAKRLVRAALQEAAKKREMRYDDIKKIDKGIRRHFHDDITVIVIYLDHHAGSSNSRFKQTAVGYTTAPVDIFSLNVDEAEAEKRMLGAVA; translated from the exons ATGCTGCGTCTGTGCTACGGTCCTCTCGATTGCTGCTTCCGACGCCGTGGTGGACGCGCCGCCGACGGACTACTCTGGCACACTGACTTGAAGCCCCACGCCTCCGGCGACTTCTCCATCGCCGTCGCACAGGCCAATTACAGTCTCGAGGATCAGAGCCAAGTCTTCACCTCCCCCTCCGCTACCTACGTCGGCGTCTATGACGGCCACGGCGGCCCCGAAGCTTCTAGATTCGTCAACAAAAGACTCTTCCCTTATTTGCACA aATTTGCCACTGAGCAAGGGGGTTTGTCTGTGGATGTGATTAAAAAGGCATTTAGTGCCACAGAGGAGGAATTCTTGCATTTGGTGAAGCTATCCTTGCCCATTAGTCCTCAGATTGCTTCTGTGGGGTCCTGTTGCCTTTTTGGTGCAATTACTAATAATGTGTTGTATGTTGCCAACCTCGGAGACTCTAGAGCTGTTCTTGGCAGGAGGGCTGTAGAGAGAAAGAACAGTCCAGTGGTGGCACAGCGCTTGTCAACTGATCATAATGTAGCTGATGTGGAGGTGAGGAGAGAAGTTGAAGCTCTCCATCCTGATGACTCACACATAGTGGTTTATAGCCGAGGAGTTTGGAGGATAAAGGGCATTATTCAG GTGTCAAGATCCATTGGTGATGTGTATTTGAAAAAACCTGATTTCTACCGAGACCCTGTTTTTCAGCAATATGGAAATCCTGTTCCTTTGAAGCGTCCCGTGATGACAGCCGAACCATCAATCATTATTAGGGAGCTTGAGTCGGAGGATTTATTCTTGATATTTGCTTCCGATGGCCTGTGGGAACAATTAAGTGATGAAGCAGCAGTTCAGATTGTTTTCAAGTATCCAAGAGCT GGAATTGCCAAGAGACTGGTGAGAGCTGCTCTTCAAGAAGCTGCAAAGAAGAGAGAGATGAGATATGATGACATAAAGAAAATCGACAAAGGAATAAGACGACACTTCCATGATGATATCACTGTGATTGTAATCTATCTTGACCACCATGCGGGATCCTCTAATAGTAGATTCAAGCAAACTGCTGTCGGCTATACAACTGCCCCTGTTGATATTTTTTCCCTAAATGTGGACGAAGCAGAAGCAGAAAAGAGAATGCTTGGGGCAGTTGCCTAA
- the LOC137828034 gene encoding probable E3 ubiquitin-protein ligase RHY1A, whose amino-acid sequence MTSASELFHTRRHRLGRNSLDLGFDTELQAADSFRRHYHARRLRHHLERASDRISARSRRTFVSDSVDSEENVRGSLVGSVSERLPVGVILARTRLLQRLRGEPLSRNRQHGRDSVGEDRESESPNEVATGTTLVTDLTSQMGRSQFLQELNKKPPGLTQEALGCLDQEVFSSSETGLESRIMQDCSICLETFTDGDELIRLPCGHKFHSVCLDPWIRSCGDCPYCRRRVVLNTHLP is encoded by the exons ATGACGAGCGCTTCGGAGCTATTCCACACCAGAAGACATCGATTGGGACGAAATTCTCTCGATCTAGGGTTCGACACAGAACTCCAAGCCGCCGATTCTTTCCGCCGTCACTACCACGCCCGCCGCCTCCGTCACCACCTG GAGCGTGCATCTGATAGAATCAGTGCGAGGTCTCGGCGGACTTTCGTAAGTGATAGCGTTGATTCTGAAGAAAATGTAAGAGGCAGTCTTGTAGGGAGTGTCAGTGAGAGATTACCAGTGGGTGTGATTCTTGCACGGACCAGACTCCTTCAGAGGTTGAGAGGGGAACCTCTTTCTAGAAACAG GCAACATGGTAGAGATTCTGTAGGTGAGGATCGGGAAAGTGAATCACCAAATGAAGTTGCAACTGGGACTACTTTAGTTACTGACTTGACTTCTCAGATGGGAAGGTCCCAGTTCTTGCAGGAACTAAACAAAAAGCCACCTGGACTTACTCAGGAGGCCTTGGGCTGTTTGGATCAGGAAGTTTTTAGCAGCAGCGAGACAGGATTGGAATCCAGGATAATGCAAGACTGTAGTATATGTTTGGAAACTTTCACAGATGGAGATGAGCTGATACGTCTGCCATGTGGACATAAATTCCACTCTGTTTGTTTGGATCCATGGATTCGCTCTTGTGGAGACTGCCCCTACTGTCGAAGGCGTGTAGTTCTAAATACTCACTTACCATAA